A window of the Lactuca sativa cultivar Salinas chromosome 5, Lsat_Salinas_v11, whole genome shotgun sequence genome harbors these coding sequences:
- the LOC111910045 gene encoding 60S ribosomal protein L6 produces the protein MAPKQRTPHTCRNPDLIRGVGKYSRSQMYHKRGLWAIKAKNGGKFPTHEKKPAEAAVAVKPPKFYPADDVKKPLVNKRKARPTKLRASITPGTVLIILAGRFKGKRVVFLKQLTSGLLLVTGPFKINGVPLRRVNQSYVIATSTKVDINGVNAEKFDDKYFSKKVEKKNKKGEGEFFEAEKEEKSQLPQEKKDDQKTVDAALIKSIEGVPELKSYLGARFSLKAGMKPHELVF, from the exons ATGGCGCCAAAGCAGAGAACTCCCCATACATGCCGGAACCCAGATCTCATCAGGGGTGTCGGGAAATACTCCCGCTCCCAGATGTACCACAAGAGGGGACTCTGGGCCATCAAGGCCAAAAACGGCGGAAAATTCCCTACCCACGAGAAGAAGCCCGCTGAAGCCGCCGTCGCCGTCAAGCCGCCGAAGTTTTACCCTGCCGACGATGTCAAGAAACCCCTTGTCAACAAGCGCAAAGCCAGGCCCACTAAGCTCAG GGCTAGTATCACTCCAGGAACTGTGTTGATTATATTGGCTGGAAGGTTCAAGGGGAAGAGAGTTGTGTTCTTGAAACAACTTACATCTGGATTGCTTCTCGTCACCG GTCCATTCAAGATTAATGGTGTTCCATTGAGAAGGGTGAACCAGTCATACGTAATTGCCACTTCAACCAAGGTCGACATTAATGGAGTAAACGCTGAGAAGTTTGATGACAAGTATTTCTCCAAGAAAGtcgagaagaagaataagaagggTGAAGGAGAGTTCTTTGAAGCTGAAAAAGAG GAGAAGAGTCAGCTGCCACAAGAGAAAAAAGATGATCAAAAAACAGTAGACGCCGCTTTGATTAAATCAATTGAGGGTGTTCCTGAATTGAAGAGTTATTTGGGTGCAAGATTTTCTCTCAAGGCAGGAATGAAACCACATGAGCTTGTATTTTAA